The following are from one region of the Procambarus clarkii isolate CNS0578487 chromosome 52, FALCON_Pclarkii_2.0, whole genome shotgun sequence genome:
- the LOC123763732 gene encoding uncharacterized protein, protein MGYKPEDGYKTEDGYKPSNSYGSNNNRYSSNNNYGSNNNSYGSSNNSYGSNNSSYGSNHNGYGRNNKHKASTTVMTSTTVMAETTTVKQQQQQLWQQQQLRHSNNSYGSSKNSYGSNNCYGSNNSYGSYDSYVSSNNNYGSNNNSYGSNNSYGSNNNSYSSNNNSYSRNNSYGRNNNSYGSKSSYGNYDSYVSSNNSYGSNKNSYSSNNNSYGSNNSYGNNNNSYGRNNNSHGINNIYGSNNNSYSSNNNSYGSNNSYGNNNNSYGSNNNSYGSNNNSYVRSNNTYGNSINSYGSSNSYGSNNSYRSNNNSYGSNNSYAAVTTVESWQQQQQLWQLRQLCQQQQQLCYGSSNNSYGSQNNSYGSSNNSYGNNNNIYGNNNNIYGSNSSYDSTNNSYGSNNSYGSNNNSYGSNNSYVSNNSYGNNNNNSYGRNNKSYGTNNSYGNNNNNSYGSNNSYGRNNS, encoded by the exons ATGGGTTACAAGCCTGAAGATGGGTACAAGACTGAGGACGGGTACAAGCCTTCGAACAG TTATGGAAGCAACAACAACAGATACagcagcaataacaattatggcagcaacaacaacagttatggcagcagcaacaacagttatggcagcaacaacagcagttaTGGCAGCAACCACAACGGGTATGGTAGAAATAACAAGCATAAGGCATCAACAACAGTTATGACATCAACAACAGTTATGGCAGAAACAACAACAGttaagcagcagcaacaacagttatggcagcaacaacagttaaggca cagcaacaacagttatGGCAGCAGCAAGAACAGTTATGGCAGCAACAACTGTTATGGCAGTAACAACAGTTATGGCAGCTATGACAGTTatgtcagcagcaacaacaattatggcagcaacaacaacagctatggcagcaacaacagttatggcagcaacaacaacagttatagcagcaacaacaacagttacaGCAGGAACAACAGTTATGGCAGAAATAACAACAGTTATGGCAGCAAATCCAGTTATGGCAACTACGACAGTTatgtcagcagcaacaacagttatGGCAGCAACAAAAACAGttatagcagcaacaacaacagttatggcagcaacaacagttatggcaacaacaacaacagttatggcAGAAATAACAACAGTCATGGCATCAACAACATTtatggcagcaacaacaacagttatagcagcaacaacaacagttatggcagcaacaacagttatggcaacaacaacaacagttatggcagcaacaacaacagttatggcagcaacaacaacagttatgTCAGAAGCAACAACACGTATGGCAACAGCATCAACAGTTATGGCAGCAGCAACAGttatggcagcaacaacagttatcggagcaacaacaacagttatggcagcaacaacagttatGCAGCAGTAACAACTGTTGAGAgttggcagcaacaacaacagttatggcAGCTACGACAGTTatgtcagcagcaacaacagttatg ttatggcagcagcaacaacagttatGGCAGCCAGAACAACAGTTatggcagcagcaacaacagttatggcaacaacaacaacatttatggcaacaacaacaacatttatgGCAGCAACAGCAGTTatgacagcaccaacaacagttatggcagcaacaacagttatggcagcaacaacaacagttatggcagcaacaacagttatGTCAGCAACAACAGTtatggcaacaacaacaacaacagttatggcCGCAACAACAAAAGTTATGGCACCAACAACAGTtatggcaacaacaacaacaacagttatggcagcaacaacagttatGGCAGAAACAACAgttaa
- the LOC138352123 gene encoding antifreeze protein Maxi-like, whose protein sequence is MAATTVMAASTTVMAAATVMAATTVIAASTTVMAATPVMAATTVMAATPVMAASTTVMAATTVMAATTVIAASTTVMAATPVMAATTVMAATTVMAATTVIAASTTVMAATPVMAATTVMAATSTVRQHKVATVLLHH, encoded by the coding sequence atggcagcaacaacagttatggcagcatcaacaacagttatggcagcagcaacagttatggcagcaacaacagttatAGCAGCATCAACAACAGTTATGGCAGCAACACCAGttatggcagcaacaacagttatGGCAGCAACACCAGTTATGGCAGCATCAACAACAGttatggcagcaacaacagttatggcagcaacaacagttatAGCAGCATCAACAACAGTTATGGCAGCAACACCAGttatggcagcaacaacagttatggcagcaacaacagttatggcagcaacaacagttatAGCAGCATCAACAACAGTTATGGCAGCAACACCAGttatggcagcaacaacagttatGGCAGCAACATCAACAGTCAGGCAACATAAAGTCGCAACTGTGTTATTGCATCACTAG
- the LOC123752957 gene encoding uncharacterized protein: MQLTHVTLGTNVTQPTQVTQPTHVTEPTHVTEPTHVTEPTQVTEPTHVTQPTHVTEPTQVTEPTQVKEPTQVTQATHVTQPTHVTQPTHVTEPTQVTQATHVTQPTHVTQPTQVTQATHVTQPTHVTQPTHVTEPTQVTEPTQVTEPTHVTQPTHVTEPTQVTEPTHVTQPTHVTEPTQVTEPTQVTEPTHVTQPTHVTQATHVTQPTHVTQPTQVTEPTQVTEPTHVTEPTHVTEPTQVTEPTQVTEPTHVTQPTHVTQPTQVTEPTQVTEPTHVTQPTQVTEPTQVTEPTHVTQPTQVTEPTQVTEPTHVTQPTQVTEPTQVTEPTHVTQPTQVTEPTQVTEPTHVTQPTQVTEPTQVTEPTQVTQATHVTQPTHVTQPTHVTEPTQVTEPTQVTEPTHVTQPTHVTQPTQVTEPTQVTEPTQVTQATHVTPPTHVTQPTQVTEPTQVTEPTHVTQPTHVTQPTQVTEPTHVTQATQVTQAAHVTEPTQVTQATHVTPPTHVTQKDAWTSKVSQKDAWTSKVFQKDALTSKVSQKDAWTSKVSQKDALTSKVSQKDAWTSKVSQKDALTSKVSQKDALTSKVSQKDAWTSKVSQKDAWTSKVSQKDALTSKVSQKDAWTSKVSQKDALNSKVSQKDALTSKVSQKDAWTSKVSQKDAWTSKVSQKDAWISKVSQKDVWTSKVTQKDAWTSKVSQKDVWISKVSQKDVWTSKVTQKDAWTSKVSQKDAWISKVSQKNIWNSKVSQKDALTSKVSQKNVWTSKVSQKDVWTSKVSQKDAWTSKVSQKDALTSKVSQKNVWDSKVSQKNVWTSKVSQKDVWTSKVSQKNAWTSKVSQKDALTSKVSQKDARTSKVSQKDALNSKVSQKDALTSKVSQKDAWTSKVSQKDAWTSKVSQKDAWISKVSQKDVWTSKVTQKDAWTSKVSQKDVWISKVSQKDVWTSKVTQKDAWTSKKNIWNSKVSQKDALTSKVPQKNVWTSKVSQKDVWTSKVSQKDAWTSKVSQKDALTSKVSQKNVWDSKVSQKNVWTSKVSQKDVWTSKVSQKNAWTSKVSQKDALTSKVSQKDVWTSKVSQKDARTSKVSQKDERTFRT; encoded by the exons ATGCAGCTAACACACGTCACACTAGGCACAAACGTCACACAGCCCACACAAGTCACGCAGCCCACACACGTCACGGAGCCCACACACGTCACGGAGCCCACACACGTCACGGAGCCCACACAAGTCACGGagcccacacacgtcacacagCCCACACACGTCACGGAGCCCACACAAGTCACGGAGCCCACACAAGTCAAGGAGCCCACACAAGTCACGCAGGCCACACACGTCACTCAGCCCACACACGTCACTCAGCCCACACACGTCACGGAGCCCACACAAGTCACGCAGGCCACACACGTCACTCAGCCCACACACGTCACGCAGCCCACACAAGTCACGCAGGCCACACACGTCACTCAGCCCACACACGTCACTCAGCCCACACACGTCACGGAGCCCACACAAGTCACGGAGCCCACACAAGTCACGGAGCCCACACACGTCACTCAGCCCACACACGTCACGGAGCCCACACAAGTCACGGAGCCCACACACGTCACTCAGCCCACACACGTCACGGAGCCCACACAAGTCACGGAGCCCACACAAGTCACGGAGCCCACACACGTCACTCAGCCCACACACGTCACGCAGGCCACACACGTCACTCAGCCCACACACGTCACTCAGCCCACACAAGTCACGGAGCCCACACAAGTCACGGAGCCCACACACGTCACGGAGCCCACACACGTCACGGAGCCCACACAAGTCACGGAGCCCACACAAGTCACGGAGCCCACACACGTCACTCAGCCCACACACGTCACTCAGCCCACACAAGTCACGGAGCCCACACAAGTCACGGAGCCCACACACGTCACTCAGCCCACACAAGTCACGGAGCCCACACAAGTCACGGAGCCCACACACGTCACTCAGCCCACACAAGTCACGGAGCCCACACAAGTCACGGAGCCCACACACGTCACTCAGCCCACACAAGTCACGGAGCCCACACAAGTCACGGAGCCCACACACGTCACTCAGCCCACACAAGTCACGGAGCCCACACAAGTCACGGAGCCCACACACGTCACTCAGCCCACACAAGTCACGGAGCCCACACAAGTCACGGAGCCCACACAAGTCACGCAGGCCACACACGTCACTCAGCCCACACACGTCACTCAGCCCACACACGTCACGGAGCCCACACAAGTCACGGAGCCCACACAAGTCACGGAGCCCACACACGTCACTCAGCCCACACACGTCACTCAGCCCACACAAGTCACGGAGCCCACACAAGTCACGGAGCCCACACAAGTCACGCAGGCCACACACGTCACGCCGCCCACACACGTCACTCAGCCCACACAAGTCACGGAGCCCACACAAGTCACGGAGCCCACACACGTCACTCAGCCCACACACGTCACTCAGCCCACACAAGTCACGGAGCCCACACACGTCACGCAGGCAACACAAGTCACGCAGGCCGCACACGTCACGGAGCCCACACAAGTCACGCAGGCCACACACGTCACGCCGCCCACACACGTCACGCAG AAAGATGCCTGGACCTCCAAGGTGTCCCAGAAGGATGCCTGGACCTCCAAGGTGTTCCAGAAGGATGCCCTGACCTCCAAGGTGTCTCAGAAGGATGCCTGGACTTCCAAGGTGTCCCAGAAGGATGCCCTGACCTCCAAG GTGTCCCAGAAGGATGCCTGGACCTCCAAGGTGTCCCAGAAGGATGCCTTGACCTCCAAGGTGTCTCAGAAGGATGCCTTGACCTCCAAGGTGTCTCAGAAGGATGCCTGGACCTCCAAGGTGTCCCAGAAGGATGCCTGGACCTCCAAGGTGTCCCAGAAGGATGCCCTGACCTCCAAG GTGTCCCAGAAGGATGCCTGGACCTCCAAGGTGTCCCAGAAGGATGCCTTGAATTCCAAGGTGTCTCAGAAGGATGCCTTGACCTCCAAGGTGTCTCAGAAGGATGCCTGGACCTCCAAGGTGTCCCAGAAGGATGCCTGGACCTCGAAGGTGTCCCAGAAGGATGCCTGGATCTCCAAAGTGTCCCAGAAGGATGTCTGGACCTCCAAGGTGACCCAGAAGGATGCCTGGACCTCCAAGGTGTCTCAGAAGGATGTCTGGATCTCCAAAGTGTCCCAGAAGGATGTCTGGACCTCCAAGGTGACCCAGAAGGATGCCTGGACCTCCAAGGTGTCTCAGAAGGATGCCTGGATCTCCAAAGTGTCCCAGAAAAATATCTGGAACTCCAAGGTGTCCCAGAAGGATGCCCTGACCTCCAAGGTGTCCCAGAAGAATGTCTGGACCTCCAAGGTGTCCCAGAAGGATGTCTGGACTTCCAAGGTGTCCCAGAAGGATGCCTGGACCTCCAAGGTGTCACAGAAGGATGCCCTGACCTCCAAGGTGTCCCAGAAGAATGTCTGGGACTCCAAGGTGTCCCAGAAGAATGTCTGGACCTCCAAGGTGTCCCAGAAGGATGTCTGGACCTCCAAGGTGTCCCAGAAGAATGCCTGGACCTCCAAGGTGTCCCAGAAGGATGCCCTGACCTCCAAGGTGTCCCAGAAGGATGCCCGGACCTCCAAGGTGTCCCAGAAGGATGCCTTGAATTCCAAGGTGTCTCAGAAGGATGCCTTGACCTCCAAGGTGTCTCAGAAGGATGCCTGGACCTCCAAGGTGTCCCAGAAGGATGCCTGGACCTCGAAGGTGTCCCAGAAGGATGCCTGGATCTCCAAAGTGTCCCAGAAGGATGTCTGGACCTCCAAGGTGACCCAGAAGGATGCCTGGACCTCCAAGGTGTCTCAGAAGGATGTCTGGATCTCCAAAGTGTCCCAGAAGGATGTCTGGACCTCCAAGGTGACCCAGAAGGATGCCTGGACCTCCAAG AAAAATATCTGGAACTCCAAGGTGTCCCAGAAGGATGCCCTGACCTCCAAGGTGCCCCAGAAGAATGTCTGGACCTCCAAGGTGTCCCAGAAGGATGTCTGGACTTCCAAGGTGTCCCAGAAGGATGCCTGGACCTCCAAGGTGTCCCAGAAGGATGCCCTGACCTCCAAGGTGTCCCAGAAGAATGTCTGGGACTCCAAGGTGTCCCAGAAGAATGTCTGGACCTCCAAGGTGTCCCAGAAGGATGTCTGGACCTCCAAGGTGTCCCAGAAGAATGCCTGGACCTCCAAGGTGTCCCAGAAGGATGCCCTGACCTCCAAGGTGTCTCAGAAGGATGTCTGGACCTCCAAGGTGTCCCAGAAGGATGCCCGGACCTCCAAGGTGTCCCAAAAAGACGAAAGGACCTTCAGGACGTAA